The Penicillium digitatum chromosome 6, complete sequence genome contains the following window.
CGCAATGCTTCTCAGATTCGTTTCAAACTGCGCGGCCACTGTTGTGAAGCCAGGGACCAATACTGGACCCAAGGACCCTGTTGCACATGACCCGAAAATGATGGTAGCGAAAAGCAGTTCTTTTTTCAGTCGTGTCCAGTTGAGAGGGTCTGATGGCGAGTTGGAAGGCAGAGGCATCAATTTAAGGTGTGTGTCATTGTTTTCTTCGGCATCCATAATCAGGACATTGTTGTTCCTTGATGGGTGGACCTGTCGCGATGGTTCCAATATGCCAAATGCCATTTCGATGGAGAGGAAGGAACGAACACAGTAGAATAATGGAACTTCTTCTGGTTTTCAAGGATGTAACAGATTTACTAAACTGTTGGATGGTTGCCATGTCATTCTTTATATAACGGAGTACACCTGTCCACGATGTATCTGATTCTCACAAGATATGGAAAGGATAAGGAATGATAGATTCATGCACCGTCTAATCACAGCGGCTTCAAACCTTCCGCCGCTAATCTGCAAGCAGCGTCGGATCACCTTTCATGGTCACCGCCATCGACGAAGAGCAAATGATAGAAAAAGAAGTGCAGATAGAAACTTGGAAGGTGCCAAATTCTTGACACCCATGATGTGACTGAGGAGCATAGGGGGAGTACGCGAGTGTCTTTTTCCAATTGCTAGCAATCACCTTGGTCGCTAATCGATGAACTTGCATTGTACATGTATGTATATACGTGTGAAGCTTGGTAGAGTGGCTGTTATCTGGATCGGAAAATATACACACACTACAGGTTTTTGATCAGTGGACAATTTTTCTCGGAATTCTTGTTTTGCCCTGAATGACTTGGCAGCCTTGCCACATTGCTCGTATTTAATCAAACCTTAAAATTCCGCTCTTTGCGGGGAGACACGTGGGTTATCTCTGCGGCTTAGGTCTTTCCGCTGCTTAGGTTTGAATGGAGGTACCAAAAAGATAAGAAAAAAACTTTAAAAAAACTTTATTTGAATGATTGTCCGATACGGCTACCCAGTCAATTTGCTGCGATAACGGTACCTGACTGTACGTCTTTACAGTTCGTGTAAATTTCTCGTTTTTGCATGATAACCGAACCTTTGACATTCTTTTTATCAATTTCAGCGAACGTGAAACTCTTTTTTGGATGATGCTAACGCCATATCCTTGGCTCTAGTCGCTCTGGGAGTCGAACCCCCTTTTTACGAATCTGCATTTCTTGAGTCGTCCGCTGTGGCCGAGACATGAAATAAAGATTGCGTCAAGGCCCAATTCCACGCTGTTAACCAAGGGCTTCGTGACAAGAGCTACAATCTGAATAATGGACCTACAACAAACCCTTTAGGCTGAAACCCCTACGGTGGTCGCCTGGTTGAAACCATTGTAGGATTCCTGCTTCACTGGTCTCGACTTTGGACTGGTCAATGAGGGCCTGCGAGGTGCAGACCATTCCTTGCAGCAAACACTTCCGCTTGAATGAGCAAAAGTCTACTCGCTCCAAAGTTTTCTGGGGCAACGATGCTGTAAATGGCCTCGAAGAAACACGGCGCACTCCAGCAATGCAGAGGACGAAACCAGAATGACGAGAGGAAAGTTGCATTCTGGGAGAGAAATTCACGTGGCATGCGTTTATCGGACTGGCGGAAGGTGCAAAGGGTACATTACATGCTCCCATCTAGCGGGTTAGAGCCGAGCTTTCGGCTATGTCTTAAATAAATAGACCCCATGCGAGGGTTAAATTGCAGCCAAAAGCCGAAAAACGAGGCGGCATTTTGTCCTCTTCGGATCTGTTGAGAAAGTCACCAACCTTGAGGCCTGGTTTTCCCAGCCTTACCTAGCTATGTAGATAGCTCTCTGTTTGTGTGTAGAGAATCATCTTTTCTCCTCTCTCTTTGTTCTCACTTGTCAGCTTCGTTTTGCTGATTTCGGGACTTTGTTGTCGAAGAGGCTCTCAACTCCCCCACACGTCTTCGAATGTAACATTGCCACAGGCCCTTGCCTATCAGATTTATCTTAACAACCACATTGACAACTAATCCAAAAGTGTTTGCCCCTCTCATCGTTACTTCACAACACCTCAGCTTGTCTTCCCTGTTAACTAACATTTTGCTGACAACTCATCCAGGTCAACAGTTTAAAAAATCCTCGGAAATAGCATCACTAGCACTATGACCTCTTGACTGATGTGGCAATTTCCTAGGATCTATTTAGTTGTAATGAAGCTCGTGTATCATCCCTTGTCGCTGTGGTCTACAAATTTTAACGTGACGATCAACAGAGATTTGAGTCTGCACATTTCCGCAACCGGCCTAGAGGGCGGGCAATCTGTGTAAGTGTTGAGATACACGATAAAAGAAAAGTCGGCTGCGTTTGTGGCCTTGTCCGGACTTCTTTTACTGGTATGTTGTCCTTCTCGGTGTCATAGAGAGACAGCAAAAGGCGGGGAAAGGTTTGATATTTGATATATAAAATCAGGGAAGCAGTGCGAAGACCAGAATCAGACACGAAAATTTATTAACGAATGGTGGCACGATTACATTTGATTTTGAAGCGTGGGAGACTAGGTAGGTTTCGCCTTCTCCCAGAATATGCAGTTGGACAAGGATTCTTTGGGCGTAGTATCGTAGGCTGGATTATTTTTCATGCTTGAGTCTGTTCCAGCCGAGCCGCAAATTTCTTCCCTGCGATAGATCATCATGTCTGAACGCAGTGCGATAGCAACTCATTAAGTCTCTCGGAATTTTTGTGCATATTATTCCAGCATATGGCTCGAGTCGCGTCCGTTACATATAGTCCCCAATTGTTACGTTGGTCAGACCTTTCATGTGTGGCATGCACACCTAGGTGAGTGCATGTGGGTTTGCTGCAAGGCttggtactccgtatagtCGGTCCAATGTCCTCATTGACAAGATATGACCTAGAATTACGACGACAATAAGAGTCAGCAGCCAAAAATagcacaaaaaaaaaggattagTCGAACAAACTTCCAAGTTTCTGTTGTGCGAAAGAGAAGATCGCTGCTCTTCCAAGCCGCCAACACCGAGGTTTCCTTGACGTCAGAAGCAGGATAAGAGAAGGTTGGGGTGCGCAATCAAGAAGGGAATATTGAGATTCGGATCCAGTTCTTACAAAAAGTGAGAGCATGGCTATGATTGATTCTTATTACCTCTTTTGTCATACGCTGTGTGGGTGATCTTGTCTAAATCCTCAAACCCAAGCTTTTTTTGGATACTAAGAGTCAAAATCGCATCGAGACCGACTGTTCTTTTTGCATTCGAGTGCCAGCCACCAGAGACTAAGATTTTCAATTCCCCGAAATCAGATCAAATGTATTGACTTGCTGCAGATATGGTAAGTGCATACCAGCCTTCGAATGTTTCCATGGACCTCGGGACGCTGCTGTAGCCCTCTTCCGTGGCTCACCCAAGCACCATCCGCGCGGGCCGAACAAAGAACCACGGATCGCATACTCTGGGACTCATTAAAGTAAACACGTTTGCTTCTCCAGGCTTCTATATATTCCATTCTCGAGCCCCGGCAGTCAAGCCGCAGTGGGATCGGGGGTATCGCTATCGGCTCGATCGCTGTGACCTCCTCATTCTTTGGCTGTGGCGAAAATTCCGACTTCCCAATGCGTGGAACGGCGGCGATAATTCTGACTTCGGCTACCAGCCTTCAATTACGAGCAGCAGCACGAGCAGCCGCAGACGGGGCCAGCGCCGTCGCCCGTCTGAGACGTGTGTGGACTATGTCAAGAAGCCGACTAGTGTACGCAGTGCACGTCGGTATAGGGATCACGATGCTTTGCGCCGGCCAGCTAAGGTTTGCATAACGGAGCCAAGTAGTTATGAGACACGACATACATATGGCTAACTGCGAGCTTTTATGGTTTGATGAGAAATTATTCTTGGAATGAATTGCCTGGTCTGTGCGTGCGATGCTTGCTTTGTTTCGAATTGAAGATCGGATCTGGACGCCACCCCCCCTGAGCTCGGGTCCCAGTGCGTGGTAAAGAACCATCTGATTAAGCCCTTTTATTTGTGATACACTCTGCAGACCTGGGCATGGCTGGATGTCTACAAAATTTAGTTGGACAACTTGCTGATGGGTACCTGAGTGGTGAGGGACTGAAATCCTTGACCTGGTCCAGTAGGACTTGGCTGTATGTCACCATGCAGTGGCGTTCGATCAATCAGCATTACCGGAGTCTCCCCTGCTAGAACTTCGAGTCGGCAATTCAACGGTGATCACACAAAACGTCATATCTGTCATCTCTCCGACTCGACGAATACGAGGGCGTAGGCGTAGAGTTTACTAAGCTAGCATCGTTCGCGCGATGGGAAAGTGCATTTATGAAGTGGGTGTGCAGGTAACGTAAGACAGGGGAAAAGGTCCACAGGGAAAAGAACATGGGAAAAACAAAATCTGGATACAAAATCTATACTCATTGGCTGGGGGGGTGGACTTGGCTTCCTGATGGCTTAGTTGTTGGACCCCCTGAGCGGAGCTTTCTTGAAATTTAGTTTGGTAGCAGGATCTGAGGATCCGGAAGAAGCCTGAAAATATGCACAACATAAGTTATCATTACCGATTTGTGATTCCCAGAAAGTTGAATTCAAGGGGCACATGCATGATCTGTATGAAGCCCAATCTTGGAGTCATTTCCCCTGTGGCGACTGTTGTCAATTGGGCTTTTGATCTTCATTGCAGAGGTAGTTCTCCCTCGAATGGCCTAGGCGTGCACTAAACAACTGGTCTTTTCCTGCATCTAGAGTCAGGAGATTTCTGATAATCTGATGTTGGAGATCCTCTATAAATCAGCTACAGAGTACAGAGTCTATATTCCAAGAGTGTGCGCAATCCAGGGCTCGGTTCTTATTGAGGTTCTTAGCGATCAGTCAATCGGTGGGTAGTTGGTAACCAATCAGCATCACTCGTTTCAGAATGGGTTTAGCGGAAAAGACCGAGCGAGCCCAAAGGGGTTAAGCCTCACGCACAGGGCCCCTGGACGTTACCTAATAAGGTTAGTGGAATGCGTCAAAATGGAACCTTCTAACCTAAATTGGCTAGCAATCTCGACCATCTCTGCAGCTTTCCCCTTACGCTCTACAACGGTGcacagaaaagaaaaacaatcAGAACACTGGCCCCACAATGCTCTTAGTCCACTCTACGCCTAAATTGGACCATCGTGGCCGATTTCCCTCATTTTCTCGATGTTCCCTTTTTCACACTCTTAGGACATTGCTGCTGGCAGACTGCCTTCCACTCATTACCGTGCACTTGCACATCCACTCTTTATCGAATCCCGAGTAGTCTCGAGTCCACTCCTTTTTTCCGTTTCTGAACAGTCCCAAAGCAGCATCCTAAGCAATCATCTATATATCAGTGCGCCATGTTCCTTTCTCGCATTGCCGTTCTGGCTGCTTTGGCTTGCTACGCCACCGCTCAAACCTCGACCGACTGTGACCCGACGAAGAAGTCATGTCCTGCAGATCCCGCCTTTGGCACCGAACACACATGGAACTTCAACACGACGTTAGATGAAAATATCTGGAACATGGCCACCGGAATCTACGACCACGATGACGATGGAGCCAAGTTCACCCTCTCGAAGGAGGGAGAGTCCACCCTTCTAGAGTCTAACTTCTATATCTTCTTCGGTGTCGTCGAATCCCACGTCAAAATGGCCAAGGGCGGCGGTCTGGTAAGCAGTGTGGTGTTGGAGTCTGACGATCTGGACGAGATCGATTGGGAATGGGTGGGATACAACACTAGTGAAGTGCAGTCCAACTTCTTTGGCAAGGGTAACGATACCACCTTCGATCGCGGCGGAAATCATTACGTCGCGAACGCAGACACCGAGTTCCACAACTACACCACATACTGGGATCAAGACAAGCTTCAATGGTGGATTGACGGTGACTTGGTTCGCGAACTCCCATACTCCGACAAGTCTACCTTGTTCGGAGAAAACTACCCACAAACCCCCTGCCGTGTGAAATTCAGTCTGTGGCCTGCTGGTCAGAAAAAGGCGGCAAAGGGTACTATCGAGTGGGCTGGTGGCCTTGTGGACTGGAACGCCGCCCCTTTTACCATGACACTCGGCAAGCTGCGCGTTAAGGATTTCCACTCTGGCAAGGAGTACACCTACGGGGACCACTCGGGTTCTTGGCAGAGCATCAAAATGGTGGAGTAAGTGTGCCCACCCTGAAACCACCCTGAATATCACTAAAGAGACGTATTAGCGGAAATTCGACCGTAGCGGAACAATTGAACAAGCCAGAGGCCAAGTCTCTTTCAGAGAAATGGGATGATCTCGGCAAGGGAGCTCACATTGGAGTCTACATCGGCGCTGCCGTTGTCGCCGCGATTTGTATTGCGGCTTTCCTATTCTTCTGTCTGCGCCAGCGCCGCAAGGGCCGTCTCGAGAACGCGTTGGGCAATAATCCGGTCCCTCTCACCCATGATGAGATGCAGAACTTCCAGAAAGACTGGAGGCAGAGTGAGTGGAGGCAGACTCGTGGTTATCAGCAGGTCGCCAACTAGCTGGCTTGTGAAGTGCCGAACACACCCGCACGGACTTGCCTTTGGACCCGTCTAATGAATCTTTctgtgatttttttttcaattcgTTTCGCGCCGTGTCTGGTATTACAAACTGCCTCTATGACGACATCAATCTCGGACATCTGTGATGGCCGACGGAGTCGGAATGATGTCCGTTTTTCCTTTCGTCCTGGCTTACCGGCATTTTTCTACCGTCCTCTGTTGCGTCTGACTCCCATCCACGCGGGCCACTTGCTCCGCTCACCTATTTTGTTGATATCCCTCTTCTGGTCCTGGATAACCACTCCCTACGTGAACGTTGTTCAGACCGCCTTTCAGTTCAGTTACAATCTGTTTCCTTAACTCACATGTAAATATATAACCTCACAATAAGGGGGTTTCCCCAACCCTTTTTCCATTCTTGATCCTAGTAAGTGGGAAATTGTCCCATCAGTCCACCTAATTTGTACCTTGAATCAAGACGTGGACCAAGTGTTCGAAGTCGGCACAACTCTCGGCATAACTATGGTCCGGCCCTAGttcaagtactccgtacgtaGTCCCGAAAAGGGAGATTCCTGCGAGGTGGATCTGCAAGGCTGTGGTATAGTGGATTCGGTTGTACCGAGGTCCCCTTGTAGGCCCCTATAAGATTCCATATTTTCGAAATTCTTGTTTCCAACAGACGGTAGAATTAAAAATGGTGGCTGGGGAGATCTTGCCCTGGCTGGATAAGACGCGGCGATCGTGATTGGACTTCAATGCTGGAACTGAGTATTTCAACACAGCCCTGGAGATGAAACGTTGAAACAAATGAATTTATGTAATTTGTGCAGCATAACTAGGTATATTAGAGCTATTTTGATTATAGTAactagaaagaaaaaaaggaaccgAGGCTTGACAGTCGGTGAGGTCACCACTTTCTTATAAAACTTGGGAACTCTCCTGACCACTTCCTTTGATCTTCTAAACTTGGTCTATTGCATCTTGTTCTAAGTGCAGCTCAGAGATACAATTTTGACGTATTGTACAGCCGTTGACCTGGATTACGACCAGGCTTAGTGGGACAAATTCGTCTAACCCCGCCTTGACTATCCTACCTTCTTGCATTCTCACTTTGCGATTGATCCACACAAATCCAACACAGCCCGATCATCCAAACTGACCCGACTCTTCAATTGAAAGGCGGATATCATACGCCATGGCCTCGACCAAACAGGTCCCAATTCCGGGTCCCAAGGGTGTCCCATTCTTGGGAAACGTCTATGACATCGAGTCTGAGCTACCCATAAACAGCTTCGAGCAGATGGCCGATAGCTATGGTATGGACCTTGACCTGCACGAACAAGGTATAGAGACTGCGAATTTATGGGCTAATTGGCGCGTTTTTTTACCTTCCAGGACCAATTTTTCGGGTTACAACCTTTGGCAGAACCCGAGTATTCATTAGCTCTCACGAGTTAGTAGACGAAGCCTGCGATGAGGAACGCTTCAGCAAAATGGTCTCCGCTGGTTTACGTGAGATCCGCAACGGTATTAATGACGGTCTCTTTACAGCGAACTATCCTGGTGAAGAGAACTGGGCCATTGCGCATCGCATTCTTGTTCCTGCGTTTGGTCCGCTCATGATTCGCGGCATGTTTGATGGTGGGTGTCTCTTTCTCATCGTGGTTAAGACTTGGGCGCCAGGTATGGAAGTGAAAGAGTTTGGGCTAATTTTTGCATTCAGAAATGTATGATATTGCCACTCAACTGGTTATGAAATGGGCTCGGGTTGGCCCTGCGGTTCCTATCCAGGTCACGGATGACTTCACCCGGTTAACGCTGGATACAATTGCTCTTTGCGCTATGGGCACTCGATTCAACTCGTTCTATCATGACGAGATGCACCCATTCGTTGAGGCAATGGTTGGTTTGCTAGCTGGGTCTGGAAATCGTGCTATGAAGCCTGCTTTGTTAAACAGCCTACCCACTACGGAAAACAACAAGTACTGGAGTGATATAGAGTATCTACGGAACCTAGCCCGGGAACTAGTCGATTCGCGAAAGGAGAATCCCGTCGAGAAAAATGACCTCCTCAATGCACTCATCCTCGGTCGCGACCCGCAGACTGGCCGGGGTATGACAGACGACTCAATTATAGACAACATGATCACTTTCCTCATTGCTGGTAAGTAGAGAGGCCCTTCAACGGGCGCATTATCTCGGTCCTAACTTGGAACTTTTTTAGGACACGAGACCACATCTGGCATGTTGTCATTCTTATTCTACTATCTTCTCAAGAGCCCGAGCGCATACAAGAAggcccaagaagaagtcgACCATGTGATTGGCAAACGCAAGATCACTGTCGATGACATGTCTAAGCTGCCATACATCACCGCTGTGATGCGCGAGACGCTGCGTCTGAAACCAACAGCCCCAATGATTTCCCTGCACCCCCACCCTACTAAGAACCAGGAGGATCCTATTACACTTGGAGGTGGCAAATATGTGCTCAATAAGGACGAGACCATTGCACTCATGCTTACCAAAATGCACCGCGACCCGAAGGTCTACGGCCCCGACGCCGATGAGTTCAAGCCAGAGCGGATGCTTGAGGAAAACTTTGAGAAGCTCCCCAAGAACGCATGGAAGCCATTTGGAAATGGCATGCGAGGCTGCATCGGACGACCGTTCGCGTGGCAGGAGGCTCTCCTTGTTGTTGCTATATTGCTGCAGAACTTCAATTTCCAGATGGACAACCCCAGTTACGATCTCCGCATCAAGCAGACCCTTACCATCAAGCCCAAGGACTTCCATATGAAGGCTACCCTGAGAAATGGACTTGACCCTACGCAACTCAACACTACTCTTAGTGGCTCTGTTGCTGCGCCCACAGAGACTGGTGCCGGTAGCCGGGATCGTAAGCCCAAGGTCGCACCCGCGGATGGCAAGCTAAAGCCGATGCACGTGTTCTATGGCAGCAATACGGGAACTTGTGAGGCATTCGCCCGCAGACTGGCTGATGATGCCACTGCATACGGGTACGCTGCACAGACAAGCTCTTTGGATTCAGCCATGCAGAATATCCCCAAGAACGACCCCGTGGTATTCATCTCGGCTACCTACGAAGGAAAGTCTCCGGATAACGCCGCTCATTTCTTCGAGTGGCTCAGTGGGCTGAAGACCAACGACCTGGACGGTGTCAACTATGCAGTGTTTGGATGTGGCCACCATGACTGGTCATCAACCTTCTACCGTGTCCCCAAGGCCATCGACCAGCTAGCCAAGGAGAATGGAGCTAA
Protein-coding sequences here:
- a CDS encoding P450 family fatty acid hydroxylase, putative — protein: MASTKQVPIPGPKGVPFLGNVYDIESELPINSFEQMADSYGPIFRVTTFGRTRVFISSHELVDEACDEERFSKMVSAGLREIRNGINDGLFTANYPGEENWAIAHRILVPAFGPLMIRGMFDEMYDIATQLVMKWARVGPAVPIQVTDDFTRLTLDTIALCAMGTRFNSFYHDEMHPFVEAMVGLLAGSGNRAMKPALLNSLPTTENNKYWSDIEYLRNLARELVDSRKENPVEKNDLLNALILGRDPQTGRGMTDDSIIDNMITFLIAGHETTSGMLSFLFYYLLKSPSAYKKAQEEVDHVIGKRKITVDDMSKLPYITAVMRETLRLKPTAPMISLHPHPTKNQEDPITLGGGKYVLNKDETIALMLTKMHRDPKVYGPDADEFKPERMLEENFEKLPKNAWKPFGNGMRGCIGRPFAWQEALLVVAILLQNFNFQMDNPSYDLRIKQTLTIKPKDFHMKATLRNGLDPTQLNTTLSGSVAAPTETGAGSRDRKPKVAPADGKLKPMHVFYGSNTGTCEAFARRLADDATAYGYAAQTSSLDSAMQNIPKNDPVVFISATYEGKSPDNAAHFFEWLSGLKTNDLDGVNYAVFGCGHHDWSSTFYRVPKAIDQLAKENGANRLCDIGLADAANSDMFTDFDGWGETLLWPAVMAKFGGASPENAAKTKSSLQVEVSSGMRASTLGLQLEEGLVIENKVLTPPGAPAKRVVKFKLPSEMTYQCGDYLAVLPVNPSSVVRRAIRRFDLPWDAIIKVQKPSGSTASPSIPLDTPISAFELLSTYIELSQPASKRDINVLADAAISDAELQAELRYLASSPSRFTEEIVKKRVSPLDLLTRYPQIKLPIGDFLAMLPPMRVRQYSISSSPLVDPSECSITFTVLSAPALANDTAVVSENIEQYLGVASNYLSELQAGERAHISVRPSHSGFKPPVDLETPMIMACAGSGLAPFRGFVMDRAEKIRGRRSSPDSNELHDNEAILPAKAVLYIGCRTQGQDDIHAGELAEWAKLGAVDVRWAYSRPADGSKGQHVQDLMLEDRVELVKMFEEGANIYVCGSTGVGAGIREACKQMYLEKRRARHAELEEKGETPPGAELDEDKAADLFFENLRTNERYATDVFT
- a CDS encoding Cell wall glucanase, putative — translated: MFLSRIAVLAALACYATAQTSTDCDPTKKSCPADPAFGTEHTWNFNTTLDENIWNMATGIYDHDDDGAKFTLSKEGESTLLESNFYIFFGVVESHVKMAKGGGLVSSVVLESDDLDEIDWEWVGYNTSEVQSNFFGKGNDTTFDRGGNHYVANADTEFHNYTTYWDQDKLQWWIDGDLVRELPYSDKSTLFGENYPQTPCRVKFSLWPAGQKKAAKGTIEWAGGLVDWNAAPFTMTLGKLRVKDFHSGKEYTYGDHSGSWQSIKMVDGNSTVAEQLNKPEAKSLSEKWDDLGKGAHIGVYIGAAVVAAICIAAFLFFCLRQRRKGRLENALGNNPVPLTHDEMQNFQKDWRQSEWRQTRGYQQVAN